A window from Mya arenaria isolate MELC-2E11 chromosome 9, ASM2691426v1 encodes these proteins:
- the LOC128203097 gene encoding uncharacterized transporter slc-17.2-like isoform X1 codes for MEDNTKDRQDEDVDVPCFCSQRWILAYIGFLGFGVVYALRVNLSVAVVCMVKSPVTDDVINWNVSTPYSIENEFCVEESKEASHSNDFCRATYAFSQKHEMAENRHHSNTCNLPHQNAELDWSSTTKSTVLASFFYGYIVTQVPGGMLADRYGGKRVLFVVILLSSVLTLAMPICARTSVILVYVIRVLLGLLTAMTFPAMHAMWGRWAPPLERSKLTTVCYAGTTLGFVATFSTSGVLCEYGFDNGWGSIFYLTGGLGVLWSMVWWYIAADTPSRHPRISGDEVKYIKGLVEYNTEKREGSIPWRAILTAPCLWATLTAHVCNNWTNYTLLTNIPTFMKEVLKFDIKVNGGLSSIPYVCQFVSALLAGQLADYIRQHGWMNTTRTRKVFQTIAFLGAGGCLVATGYCTCENRSVAVALLSLAVMCMGFGRAGYVVNHVDFAPKYAGLLFGITNTIATIPGMVAPIYAGYMTPENTPDQWRTVFFTCAGFDAFGILIFGIFASGEMQEWAKDKDFNIDIEIDVDASSKQNDVKKNDVKSSKPQKPKKKKNKKSLHENMVVSREISMEIVVRAAPKEQPVPQIDDVSNDVMKPHELDIRIEEDDREYEPVIKIEEGGMEGDVNEGFRL; via the exons ATGGAAGATAATACCAAGGACAGACAAG ATGAAGACGTTGACGTGCCGTGTTTCTGCAGCCAACGTTGGATTCTCGCCTACATTGGTTTCCTGGGCTTTGGCGTCGTGTACGCACTGCGCGTCAATCTCAGCGTTGCTGTCGTCTGCATGGTGAAATCACCGGTCACTGATGACGTCATCAACTGGAACGTGTCCACCCCATACTcgattgaaaatgaattttgtgTGGAGGAGAGTAAGGAAGCCTCGCATTCAAATGAC TTTTGCCGCGCCACTTAcgcattttcgcaaaaacacGAAATGGCAGAAAACCGCCACCATAGTAATACCTGTAATCTGCCCCACCAGAACGCGGAGCTGGACTGGAGCAGTACCACGAAATCAACGGTACTGGCCTCGTTTTTCTACGGCTACATTGTCACACAGGTGCCTGGGGGAATGCTTGCTGACAG ATATGGTGGGAAGCGGGTGTTGTTTGTCGTCATCCTACTGTCGTCTGTTTTAACCCTCGCTATGCCGATATGCGCGCGCACATCAGTTATTCTGGTCTACGTCATACGGGTTCTCCTTGGACTTTTGACG GCGATGACGTTTCCGGCGATGCACGCGATGTGGGGCCGTTGGGCACCGCCGCTAGAGAGAAGCAAACTGACTACAGTCTGTTATGCCG GTACGACGCTGGGATTTGTGGCCACATTTAGTACCTCTGGAGTGTTGTGCGAATACGGATTTGACAACGGATGGGGATCTATATTTTACCTTACAG GGGGCCTTGGTGTCCTTTGGTCCATGGTCTGGTGGTACATAGCGGCGGACACGCCTAGTCGACATCCCCGGATATCCGGTGACGAGGTCAAATACATCAAGGGCTTAGTCGAGTATAACACGGAAAAACGG GAGGGAAGCATCCCCTGGCGCGCTATCCTTACGGCGCCATGCCTCTGGGCGACTCTGACTGCTCATGTGTGCAACAACTGGACCAACTACACTCTTCTAACAAATATTCCAACCTTCATGAAGGAAGTGCTCAAATTTGATATCAAAGTG AATGGAGGCTTATCGTCCATCCCATACGTTTGCCAGTTTGTGTCTGCTCTGCTGGCCGGCCAGTTGGCTGATTATATCCGACAGCATGGATGGATGAACACAACTAGAACAAGAAAGGTCTTTCAGACAATAG CGTTTCTGGGCGCGGGTGGGTGCCTGGTTGCCACTGGTTACTGCACATGCGAGAATCGTAGCGTGGCGGTCGCCCTTCTCTCATTGGCTGTCATGTGTATGGGCTTTGGACGTGCAGGATATGTCGTCAACCATGTAGACTTTGCACCAAA ATACGCTGGACTACTTTTCGGGATCACGAACACCATAGCTACCATACCAGGAATGGTCGCACCCATATATGCCGGATACATGACTCCAGAA AACACCCCTGATCAGTGGAGGACTGTGTTCTTCACGTGTGCGGGGTTTGACGCCTTCGGAATCCTCATCTTTGGAATATTTGCCTCCGGGGAAATGCAG GAGTGGGCTAAAGACAAGGACTTCAATATCGACATTGAAATTGACGTCGATGCgtcatcaaaacaaaatgacgTCAAAAAGAATGACGTCAAATCCTCCAAGCCACAAAAAccaaagaagaagaaaaataaaaagtcacTACACGAAAACATGGTCGTGTCACGTGAGATCAGCATGGAGATCGTCGTCAGAGCAGCGCCAAAAGAACAACCGGTCCCTCAAATTGATGACGTCAGCAATGACGTTATGAAACCGCATGAGCTGGATATACGTATAGAAGAGGATGACAGGGAATATGAACCTGTGATTAAGATTGAGGAGGGAGGTATGGAGGGGGATGTGAATGAAGGTTTCAGATTGTAA
- the LOC128203097 gene encoding uncharacterized transporter slc-17.2-like isoform X2, which produces MEDNTKDRQDEDVDVPCFCSQRWILAYIGFLGFGVVYALRVNLSVAVVCMVKSPVTDDVINWNVSTPYSIENEFCVEESKEASHSNDNAELDWSSTTKSTVLASFFYGYIVTQVPGGMLADRYGGKRVLFVVILLSSVLTLAMPICARTSVILVYVIRVLLGLLTAMTFPAMHAMWGRWAPPLERSKLTTVCYAGTTLGFVATFSTSGVLCEYGFDNGWGSIFYLTGGLGVLWSMVWWYIAADTPSRHPRISGDEVKYIKGLVEYNTEKREGSIPWRAILTAPCLWATLTAHVCNNWTNYTLLTNIPTFMKEVLKFDIKVNGGLSSIPYVCQFVSALLAGQLADYIRQHGWMNTTRTRKVFQTIAFLGAGGCLVATGYCTCENRSVAVALLSLAVMCMGFGRAGYVVNHVDFAPKYAGLLFGITNTIATIPGMVAPIYAGYMTPENTPDQWRTVFFTCAGFDAFGILIFGIFASGEMQEWAKDKDFNIDIEIDVDASSKQNDVKKNDVKSSKPQKPKKKKNKKSLHENMVVSREISMEIVVRAAPKEQPVPQIDDVSNDVMKPHELDIRIEEDDREYEPVIKIEEGGMEGDVNEGFRL; this is translated from the exons ATGGAAGATAATACCAAGGACAGACAAG ATGAAGACGTTGACGTGCCGTGTTTCTGCAGCCAACGTTGGATTCTCGCCTACATTGGTTTCCTGGGCTTTGGCGTCGTGTACGCACTGCGCGTCAATCTCAGCGTTGCTGTCGTCTGCATGGTGAAATCACCGGTCACTGATGACGTCATCAACTGGAACGTGTCCACCCCATACTcgattgaaaatgaattttgtgTGGAGGAGAGTAAGGAAGCCTCGCATTCAAATGAC AACGCGGAGCTGGACTGGAGCAGTACCACGAAATCAACGGTACTGGCCTCGTTTTTCTACGGCTACATTGTCACACAGGTGCCTGGGGGAATGCTTGCTGACAG ATATGGTGGGAAGCGGGTGTTGTTTGTCGTCATCCTACTGTCGTCTGTTTTAACCCTCGCTATGCCGATATGCGCGCGCACATCAGTTATTCTGGTCTACGTCATACGGGTTCTCCTTGGACTTTTGACG GCGATGACGTTTCCGGCGATGCACGCGATGTGGGGCCGTTGGGCACCGCCGCTAGAGAGAAGCAAACTGACTACAGTCTGTTATGCCG GTACGACGCTGGGATTTGTGGCCACATTTAGTACCTCTGGAGTGTTGTGCGAATACGGATTTGACAACGGATGGGGATCTATATTTTACCTTACAG GGGGCCTTGGTGTCCTTTGGTCCATGGTCTGGTGGTACATAGCGGCGGACACGCCTAGTCGACATCCCCGGATATCCGGTGACGAGGTCAAATACATCAAGGGCTTAGTCGAGTATAACACGGAAAAACGG GAGGGAAGCATCCCCTGGCGCGCTATCCTTACGGCGCCATGCCTCTGGGCGACTCTGACTGCTCATGTGTGCAACAACTGGACCAACTACACTCTTCTAACAAATATTCCAACCTTCATGAAGGAAGTGCTCAAATTTGATATCAAAGTG AATGGAGGCTTATCGTCCATCCCATACGTTTGCCAGTTTGTGTCTGCTCTGCTGGCCGGCCAGTTGGCTGATTATATCCGACAGCATGGATGGATGAACACAACTAGAACAAGAAAGGTCTTTCAGACAATAG CGTTTCTGGGCGCGGGTGGGTGCCTGGTTGCCACTGGTTACTGCACATGCGAGAATCGTAGCGTGGCGGTCGCCCTTCTCTCATTGGCTGTCATGTGTATGGGCTTTGGACGTGCAGGATATGTCGTCAACCATGTAGACTTTGCACCAAA ATACGCTGGACTACTTTTCGGGATCACGAACACCATAGCTACCATACCAGGAATGGTCGCACCCATATATGCCGGATACATGACTCCAGAA AACACCCCTGATCAGTGGAGGACTGTGTTCTTCACGTGTGCGGGGTTTGACGCCTTCGGAATCCTCATCTTTGGAATATTTGCCTCCGGGGAAATGCAG GAGTGGGCTAAAGACAAGGACTTCAATATCGACATTGAAATTGACGTCGATGCgtcatcaaaacaaaatgacgTCAAAAAGAATGACGTCAAATCCTCCAAGCCACAAAAAccaaagaagaagaaaaataaaaagtcacTACACGAAAACATGGTCGTGTCACGTGAGATCAGCATGGAGATCGTCGTCAGAGCAGCGCCAAAAGAACAACCGGTCCCTCAAATTGATGACGTCAGCAATGACGTTATGAAACCGCATGAGCTGGATATACGTATAGAAGAGGATGACAGGGAATATGAACCTGTGATTAAGATTGAGGAGGGAGGTATGGAGGGGGATGTGAATGAAGGTTTCAGATTGTAA